DNA from Osmerus mordax isolate fOsmMor3 chromosome 2, fOsmMor3.pri, whole genome shotgun sequence:
CGCGGACATGCTTCCCAGTGCCCCAGTCATCATCCCCGGAAGCCCCCCCATCAATGTCCAgagctcctcgtcctcctcttcctcgtcctcacAGAAGATGCTGCGCACAGACAAACTTGAGGTAGGCCATCCAGATGAGTGGAAAGTAgaggtgggaatcttttggtacctcacgattcgattaaaaatcgatcCACGATTTTCTTGTGATTTTTTGATCACATTtttatacaaaataaataaataaataacatataaaataaaatatattttttacatttgtgaatcgatgtgaatcgctagaagactgaatggCACACCCCTACTGGAAAGTGTTGAAGCACCTGTTGAATGGGTCGCCCGGTAGTGCCCGTACCATGACGGCTGAGGCCCTACTGCAGCGTTACCATTAAAGGCTCCAACAACACCTTTAAAAGAGCATCCCCGCTCATTGAGTGTGTAAGTCTCAACCTTCCAGTAACGCCtgcccccctcttccccacgctctctcccccccaggtgtGCCGGGAGTTCCAGCGGGGAAACTGCGCTCGGGGCGAGACGGACTGCCGCTTCGCCCACCCCAGCGACAGCCCCATGATCGACACCAGCGACAACACGGTGACCGTGTGCATGGACTACATCAAGAGCCGCTGCTCCCGGGAGAAGTGCAAGTACTTCCACCCCCCTGCACACTTACAGGCCAAAATCAAAGCTACCCAGCACCAGGTCAACCACACTGCTGTGGCGGCCCAGGCAGCAGCAGCCATGGTAAGGTCCTGGCCTCAAGCCCACCACatcttttatacttttaacatAGTATCTTAGACAACTTGTGCAATTAACGCTTTGATGAAATGTGACAGATCAGCCTTGATGGATTTTAGTCCCGTCTGACAACCATATGTTAGTCAGTTTACCAATCATCATAGAATGTGGAGCTCTGCTTTATTTGTAGACAAGTAATTTGTCAAAATAATGACGACTTTTCCCCATTTTTCAACAATATGCCCTAGTAGTCTATACTGTTTATTAAACATTTTTATGTTGCAACTCATGCTAGCTTTTAACCTAGTTGCAGTATTCTTATAAAAATGGCTTGCTTTGGCCTCAGTCCCTTGCTTCCCACGCTTTTTAAAGTCGAGCTGTAAAGCTGCAACAAACCTAGCCTAACTTTGTTCCCACAGCTACTGTCTTGTTTCATTCTACTGTCTGCTGGTGGTGTGTCTGAAACGTCTAAAGCCTTAATAACTAGCAATGTTATAGAGTGAGCGACTGTCACTGAACTGTCTGTTACCTCACTCACTATGGGACAGTTATAGTCTAATGCAGATGAAGGCCTTCAATCTAACCTCTAACAACGGATTCAGTCCATGCTTTCATTAAAAATGTAATTGAAAACATGCATGCACCATGACCTTAGAATGCGCTATGTACCACTTGGTAAACCTGTCATATATTTTTTTCATACGTGTTTTACGTCATTAGTTCACTTACTACATTCtatgtttgtttattgtttgtttgttttttgcatGACCGCCaaattacaaatacattttttgaaAATTTACGGCTTATTTGAGTAAATAGGTTTAATCTACAATGACTGTATTCTGTACAACCAGTAACCATAGAGATTTAACCAGATCTAAATGAACAGAGACCAATTGGCTCGCACAAACAAAACTGTGAAAATAATTTACCCAATTCTCAACCGATAAAAAAAGAAGGCACAATCAAAAATCTTATGATCATTCTAGTAATATAatcatcataataataatattgtaaACAGTGCTCCACATTCTGTGATTATCACTTGTAAGGTGTTCTTAAAAGGTTATTATATCCAGTAATTGTGTGTACATTTTTAGATTGTAGAATTGTAACCTAAATTCAATATTTATACTTTGTTCTCCTTAATTGGATACACGTGTTGATAGTGATGATTAATTACCAATCAGCTAATGTTGTATTATTGTAGTCATCAATCTATATTGTGAATATCCTTACTCCAGAAAGATTGAAATGTATTGTAGTAAAACCTATTGGATCAAGCTAACGTGTAGTTGATGCTGACGTACTAATGCAGGAGTTAGTTCTCGTTTCCTTGGATCAGTTATTTTGTTTATTGTGCATGCATATTGTTTCGTATGTGGTATACTGCATTCAgattattttgtttttgttttttccttCTCACCTACCCACAATGCAATGCTGTCCCCATGACGCACCTCTGCTTGCTGTTACCTGTATGTTAATACGCTTGAATCCCATTGGCCCACTGCCATCATGTGCTCGCTGCCTGCTATTAAAAGACTCAGTCGACTGCCAAAGCAATGAAGCGACCCCTCGAGGCAACTGTAGACCTGGTACTTTGACCTTTCACCTTTTGCTTTGCATGTAGCTATTAATTGTACTGTAGCAACTCACAGAATTTTTATTTGTCATTTTCGTTTTAAAACCTCTTAGATTCATCTAGTATGTGTACAGATTCATTCATCATCAGTTACCTCTGTTTAATTGACTTGATAGATGTTTTAAATGTAGTATCATTAATATTGTAGACATTCACTTCATTATTAAAAAGGTCTTTGTTTTAATTTTGTAGTAGTAATAGCATACACTGTATGTATTTGGATTATTGAAATACCTTAAACTAGTTATTTGTCAAAGAGATCGTACAGTAAGACGTGAGCTAGTTGTGGATGTTCATGGTTCCCGTGTCATGTTGAAATGATCTCTGTCCTCCTCAGTTTCCCCACGGCCTCCTGCAGCCGCTACCAAAGAGACAAGCACTGGAGAAGAGCAACGGCGCCAGCTCTCTCTTCAACCCCAGTGTTTTGCACTACCAGCAGGCTCTGGCCAATGCACAGCTCCATCAGCCTGCATTCTTTCCCACAGGTAGGCCCTGTCTCCGGTCCATGGCCCCCCCCTAGCCCAATTACCTGTGCCTGCTAGAAGTTGTctcgtccccgtccccccctgaGATCTTACTTGTTTGAGTACTTGTGTCTTTGCTGGGTTAGATCCTGGTCAGGCTCGCCTCTTCTCCCAGTCAGATGCACCAGGTGTGAtgaatatattgttttttttatgctgTGAACAATTTCTGCTAATTATGCTCAGTTAATGTTGCTGCCACGTCATCAGGGGCCTGTTGTCCCAGCAGTAGCGCCAACGTGATCATCGGGAGGTTTCAAAGCCTGAGGTGTCAATCAAAGGGAGGCATGAATTAGGTCAAGATGGATTATGACAGTATGTCAGTCTACTCAGATTTTGGCAGCTTAAATCATATTGAGTTTAATCCATCAGTGTGGAGTTCTAGAGTCTGACACTTTTGAAGGTGTGTAAGATGACTGTAGATAAAGGTGATCCATTAAATCTCCAGCTAAGCTCCTTCAGTCAGCAGGGTCTCAGTGCTGCCTCCGGTAGCAGCATCAGTAGTACCCGCCTCATGTCTTATTGTTGTAGCTGAGTGCTCGTGACTTAGGCCAGTCTATGAATATGTACAACCTCTGCATGTGCATCTCACTCTGAACAGTGTTACCCATACCTCACATTgaaccctatacacacacacttacctggaTATGGCCACGGCTCACCTAACTACAGGTCTTATCCCTGATTTCCACTGAGGAGTTCACGTCTGCTTttctttattgtgtgtgtgtgtgtcagatgtgtgtgcgtctgtgtgtcagatgtgtgtgtgtgtgtgtcagatgtgtgtgtgtcagatgtgtgtgtgtcagatgtgtgtgtgtcagaggtgtgtgtgtgtgtgtcagatgtgtgtgtgtcagaggtgtgtgtgtgtgtgtgtgtgtggtaagcaTGCTGAAAACAGTTTGAAGCTAACCTGTTTTTCCCCCCCATATTAACCTCTGTTCACTTCCCACTGCATAATCACACAGGCTCAGTCTTGTGCATGACTCCTGCTTCCAGCATGGGTAGGTCCCTTGCTTCTTTTTTCTGATCAAATGTCTAATGAACGGGGGAACATGGAATGTTCTGACTGTTGATTTAATAGACATTCTTGTTATTCCGCCGTGTGCTTGGATAAACATGTCTCTAGGTCAAAGGGCAGCGCTCCTTTGTACGCAGTAGGGTCCAGCACACTCATTTAAAAGgccatttgagatttttttttttagatgtgtacattttttttatttttttttattctgaccgCACCTTGTTGCTGATCTAAGTACCAGGGTATTATTTATATGCTCTACATATAATATGTATATACTTTATCATTGCCTCACTTATTTTTATCAAATGTTTCCACATTTTTTACATCCTTTGTCCATCTCACTGATAATTGTACCCGAAGAAACACAAAATTCCAAACACGAGATTTCATCTAAGCACAACTGGTTGATGATATTTACTAGTTATTTGCTATATCCTGTAGATTAGGACATTTGATCACCTTCCCATGTATTTTATGCATCATTTTTATTTCTATGTGGCCACAAAACGACTTGTATCCCTTTTGATTGAATTTTTTTGGTTTTTCATTTACAGAACATGTTCTATATATACAGCTGTAAATAAGAAATTATTAGAGATTAGTCGTTGTGTTTCATAATGCATTTTTTATTCATCTTTTTTGGGAAACTATAAATGGTCAAATGTCCTAAACTACCTTTAATCAGCTCTCCTCTATTATTTCTCCCATGCTATCTTGCTTTGCTCTGTGATTGCATGCCATCTGCTGGTCTAACCCAATGATGGCTTTGCTGCTAATGTTGTACTGTATTCACCctgcacaaaaaaaaagaaacgttgCTATGGTTACCATAATGCTCCACCTACCTGTTCATTGCTTTCATGGTTCCCTTCCTGAAAAGTCCCCATGATGTACAGCGCTACGCCTGCTGCTGTCTCTGCAGCCACTACTCCTGCCACAAGCCCCTACGCAGCAACAGCTCCGGCCAATCAGGTTTGCTCCTTTTAAAGCTTTCTCTCATGAATCCTTGAGCTCTAAATAAGTGCTCGTTTTAGTCCCTGGACACATTTTTTCTTTGTGTGATCATTGTGCCTTTCCTACGAGCAAATAATTTGCTTTGTTTTTTTGCACATAGTGTATAGGATACCTTTGCACTAAAATACGGTCAGACAGCACTTATTTAGAGATCTCTCATCTGCAAATAGTAGTTGTTTTGTTGCATAAATTCCTTAATTGTTTTTTTGCATGTATTTTTGTTCTTTGCTTTATTCAATTTGAAGTACCCCCTCCAATGAGGACCTACAGTTTGGCTTGCATAATAGTTCAGCTCTTTCTTTGAGATGGTGTAATTAACATCATTACATGGCTTTTATCTAGCACTGTAGAAGGGAGCAGACATCTTACTCTtctaacaatgtgtgtgtgtgtgtgtttgtgtgtacgagcaatcgtgtgtgtgcacgcatttcACGCCCAGTggcttctcctcctctgacttGGCTGTGACTGCCCTCTGTTGTCCATCTTAGGCatcttcgggggggggggggtcaggtcaGGTGATCTGATTCCTCCTCGTCAGCTgagaaggagagtgtgtgtgggtgtgagtgtgtgtgggtgtgtgtgtgtgtgggtgtgagcgtGGGTGTGAGCGTGGGTGGGTGTCATTCTTCTTCCTAACTCCAATATCAGTCTCATATGcaatttatttttaaaaatTGTCATTACGCTAAACAGTTTTGCTGCCGACCATTATTCAAAtgcttttttatttctttagcaAATGTTGCCAGCACGGATTGAGGATTCTCTTTGCAATCCTAGTATTTGCAGTTGGACCAAAGGGCAATCAAGATTGTTAATATAAAATGCCACCATCAAGTGACATGTCTTTTTTCCCAATTTCTACTCCTGCAACAGATCATCCTCAAGTAACCAACAGGAAAAGAACAAATTGTCGAGATGCTGCCCTCAAAGGCTCTAAACATCCTTTCTGTAAATACTACATCTGCTCCACATGAGAACTACAGCAACCTGCATGCTGACAAGAAGATTACTGAGGAAATGTTGTAAACATAACCTTGAGCTATGTGAAATATACAAATTATATATCAGAATTATATACCTAGGACTAATACTGCTTTACAGATATTTAAATGTCACAAGATTACTTTATGTAccgtatatacatacacacgatTGGGGATTGTGAAGATTTAATTGTTATTGAACAATTATattgtttcttttttcctttttaatgTTTCTTAAAAGTGCACAACATTCACATGAACTCACAGAGCAACATAAAACTCACATAAAAAAGTGTATATCTAGTGCTAGATTTGACATTTTAACACAGACCATTGGAAAGAGCACTAATGTGTTTACCCCATACTACCTGCACTTGGCTTATGACTCAGACTGGAGGAAGAGGCCTTCTTGCTCTTTGAGAATATGAATGTCACAGAGGATGCGTTTCCCCCTATTGTTACTCTACTTTTAAACAGAATcactgctcccctctcctcatgcgTGCCTTTGCCTCTCCAGGAAGGCTGGTCAAGGGACAACTCATTCAGTCAGCCACCTGGGCTGGTCCTCCCCTACTGCAGCCCCAAATAGTGTCATTAACAGCCGGACGTACGGTGGACTCCAGAATTCaccttgtcttttttttattaatcaCGTCCcacactgctgtgtttgtgtaggatAGACAGGCTTCCTGCTGTACAGCTGCAGGACCGGGTGTTGTGGGTGCCGTCAGGTCACCAGGGTCTGGAGAGGAGCTGAGAGGCTGACTAGGTGTCTGATGACCTGGCAGgcgagggaggggttggggggggaatAACACCACAAGGACCACCGcccaggagggttagggtggaaATACTTTAGACTAAAGGCAGATAGATGGTTCTGGGTAAAAGGGGTGATTCGCAAGGTAATCTTGAGGTGGTGGGGAAAGTAGTTTGTCAACCCTGTTTTATTTGAATTGTAGAAGTGCCTAAAGTACATAGCAAGCATCAGGAAAAGGCTTTGTTGAGTTTGAGAGTGTTGTAACCTCACTCATGACTCATTAGAATCTAAGAATGAAGAACTCTGATAGTCTGCCGCCATCAGCTCAGCAACCCTGGGCCTACTAGATCTGGAAGCGaataagtgtttgtgtgatgcTGATTCAGTGCATTAGTACTTTTTGTACACTTGGTTAGTTTTAGTGCTTTAGTAACTTGTCATGGActtccatgaaagtttgcatttATTGTGTCACAGATTTGATTATGCCTCTGCAAAATTACTTTGTTTCTTTTGTAAGATGGACAAGTTGAGTTCCTTATAAATAATTTTCAGTTAGGGAAATGGAAGTAATATGGTAGAAAGGTTTGTGTCTGAGTGTTAGTTATTCATTTGTCTCATTTTGTCTTTCTCAAAAACCAACATTTGTTGCATTTAACTTA
Protein-coding regions in this window:
- the LOC136966090 gene encoding muscleblind-like protein 2a isoform X4; this translates as MALNMSSIRDTKWLTLEVCRQFQRGTCSRSDEECKFAHPPKSCQVENGRVIACFDSLKGRCSRENCKYLHPPSHLKTQLEINGRNNLIQQKTAAAMLAQQMQFMIPGTSMQPVVSYSYSVPSFSMSQGLGQSPGLSYAPYMTPMSHGMGLVAADMLPSAPVIIPGSPPINVQSSSSSSSSSSQKMLRTDKLEVCREFQRGNCARGETDCRFAHPSDSPMIDTSDNTVTVCMDYIKSRCSREKCKYFHPPAHLQAKIKATQHQVNHTAVAAQAAAAMTQSTAKAMKRPLEATVDLFPHGLLQPLPKRQALEKSNGASSLFNPSVLHYQQALANAQLHQPAFFPTDHPQVTNRKRTNCRDAALKGSKHPFCKYYICST
- the LOC136966090 gene encoding muscleblind-like protein 2a isoform X5; this encodes MALNMSSIRDTKWLTLEVCRQFQRGTCSRSDEECKFAHPPKSCQVENGRVIACFDSLKGRCSRENCKYLHPPSHLKTQLEINGRNNLIQQKTAAAMLAQQMQFMIPGTSMQPVVSYSYSVPSFSMSQGLGQSPGLSYAPYMTPMSHGMGLVAADMLPSAPVIIPGSPPINVQSSSSSSSSSSQKMLRTDKLEVCREFQRGNCARGETDCRFAHPSDSPMIDTSDNTVTVCMDYIKSRCSREKCKYFHPPAHLQAKIKATQHQVNHTAVAAQAAAAMFPHGLLQPLPKRQALEKSNGASSLFNPSVLHYQQALANAQLHQPAFFPTGSVLCMTPASSMVPMMYSATPAAVSAATTPATSPYAATAPANQIILK
- the LOC136966090 gene encoding muscleblind-like protein 2a isoform X9, translated to MALNMSSIRDTKWLTLEVCRQFQRGTCSRSDEECKFAHPPKSCQVENGRVIACFDSLKGRCSRENCKYLHPPSHLKTQLEINGRNNLIQQKTAAAMLAQQMQFMIPGTSMQPVVSYSYSVPSFSMSQGLGQSPGLSYAPYMTPMSHGMGLVAADMLPSAPVIIPGSPPINVQSSSSSSSSSSQKMLRTDKLEVCREFQRGNCARGETDCRFAHPSDSPMIDTSDNTVTVCMDYIKSRCSREKCKYFHPPAHLQAKIKATQHQVNHTAVAAQAAAAMFPHGLLQPLPKRQALEKSNGASSLFNPSVLHYQQALANAQLHQPAFFPTVPMMYSATPAAVSAATTPATSPYAATAPANQIILK
- the LOC136966090 gene encoding muscleblind-like protein 2a isoform X2; the protein is MALNMSSIRDTKWLTLEVCRQFQRGTCSRSDEECKFAHPPKSCQVENGRVIACFDSLKGRCSRENCKYLHPPSHLKTQLEINGRNNLIQQKTAAAMLAQQMQFMIPGTSMQPVPSFSMSQGLGQSPGLSYAPYMTPMSHGMGLVAADMLPSAPVIIPGSPPINVQSSSSSSSSSSQKMLRTDKLEVCREFQRGNCARGETDCRFAHPSDSPMIDTSDNTVTVCMDYIKSRCSREKCKYFHPPAHLQAKIKATQHQVNHTAVAAQAAAAMTQSTAKAMKRPLEATVDLFPHGLLQPLPKRQALEKSNGASSLFNPSVLHYQQALANAQLHQPAFFPTGSVLCMTPASSMVPMMYSATPAAVSAATTPATSPYAATAPANQIILK
- the LOC136966090 gene encoding muscleblind-like protein 2a isoform X6, whose product is MALNMSSIRDTKWLTLEVCRQFQRGTCSRSDEECKFAHPPKSCQVENGRVIACFDSLKGRCSRENCKYLHPPSHLKTQLEINGRNNLIQQKTAAAMLAQQMQFMIPGTSMQPVPSFSMSQGLGQSPGLSYAPYMTPMSHGMGLVAADMLPSAPVIIPGSPPINVQSSSSSSSSSSQKMLRTDKLEVCREFQRGNCARGETDCRFAHPSDSPMIDTSDNTVTVCMDYIKSRCSREKCKYFHPPAHLQAKIKATQHQVNHTAVAAQAAAAMTQSTAKAMKRPLEATVDLFPHGLLQPLPKRQALEKSNGASSLFNPSVLHYQQALANAQLHQPAFFPTVPMMYSATPAAVSAATTPATSPYAATAPANQIILK
- the LOC136966090 gene encoding muscleblind-like protein 2a isoform X1, whose product is MALNMSSIRDTKWLTLEVCRQFQRGTCSRSDEECKFAHPPKSCQVENGRVIACFDSLKGRCSRENCKYLHPPSHLKTQLEINGRNNLIQQKTAAAMLAQQMQFMIPGTSMQPVVSYSYSVPSFSMSQGLGQSPGLSYAPYMTPMSHGMGLVAADMLPSAPVIIPGSPPINVQSSSSSSSSSSQKMLRTDKLEVCREFQRGNCARGETDCRFAHPSDSPMIDTSDNTVTVCMDYIKSRCSREKCKYFHPPAHLQAKIKATQHQVNHTAVAAQAAAAMTQSTAKAMKRPLEATVDLFPHGLLQPLPKRQALEKSNGASSLFNPSVLHYQQALANAQLHQPAFFPTGSVLCMTPASSMVPMMYSATPAAVSAATTPATSPYAATAPANQIILK
- the LOC136966090 gene encoding muscleblind-like protein 2a isoform X8 gives rise to the protein MALNMSSIRDTKWLTLEVCRQFQRGTCSRSDEECKFAHPPKSCQVENGRVIACFDSLKGRCSRENCKYLHPPSHLKTQLEINGRNNLIQQKTAAAMLAQQMQFMIPGTSMQPVPSFSMSQGLGQSPGLSYAPYMTPMSHGMGLVAADMLPSAPVIIPGSPPINVQSSSSSSSSSSQKMLRTDKLEVCREFQRGNCARGETDCRFAHPSDSPMIDTSDNTVTVCMDYIKSRCSREKCKYFHPPAHLQAKIKATQHQVNHTAVAAQAAAAMFPHGLLQPLPKRQALEKSNGASSLFNPSVLHYQQALANAQLHQPAFFPTGSVLCMTPASSMVPMMYSATPAAVSAATTPATSPYAATAPANQIILK
- the LOC136966090 gene encoding muscleblind-like protein 2a isoform X10; this encodes MALNMSSIRDTKWLTLEVCRQFQRGTCSRSDEECKFAHPPKSCQVENGRVIACFDSLKGRCSRENCKYLHPPSHLKTQLEINGRNNLIQQKTAAAMLAQQMQFMIPGTSMQPVPSFSMSQGLGQSPGLSYAPYMTPMSHGMGLVAADMLPSAPVIIPGSPPINVQSSSSSSSSSSQKMLRTDKLEVCREFQRGNCARGETDCRFAHPSDSPMIDTSDNTVTVCMDYIKSRCSREKCKYFHPPAHLQAKIKATQHQVNHTAVAAQAAAAMFPHGLLQPLPKRQALEKSNGASSLFNPSVLHYQQALANAQLHQPAFFPTVPMMYSATPAAVSAATTPATSPYAATAPANQIILK
- the LOC136966090 gene encoding muscleblind-like protein 2a isoform X3, which codes for MALNMSSIRDTKWLTLEVCRQFQRGTCSRSDEECKFAHPPKSCQVENGRVIACFDSLKGRCSRENCKYLHPPSHLKTQLEINGRNNLIQQKTAAAMLAQQMQFMIPGTSMQPVVSYSYSVPSFSMSQGLGQSPGLSYAPYMTPMSHGMGLVAADMLPSAPVIIPGSPPINVQSSSSSSSSSSQKMLRTDKLEVCREFQRGNCARGETDCRFAHPSDSPMIDTSDNTVTVCMDYIKSRCSREKCKYFHPPAHLQAKIKATQHQVNHTAVAAQAAAAMTQSTAKAMKRPLEATVDLFPHGLLQPLPKRQALEKSNGASSLFNPSVLHYQQALANAQLHQPAFFPTVPMMYSATPAAVSAATTPATSPYAATAPANQIILK
- the LOC136966090 gene encoding muscleblind-like protein 2a isoform X7, producing the protein MALNMSSIRDTKWLTLEVCRQFQRGTCSRSDEECKFAHPPKSCQVENGRVIACFDSLKGRCSRENCKYLHPPSHLKTQLEINGRNNLIQQKTAAAMLAQQMQFMIPGTSMQPVPSFSMSQGLGQSPGLSYAPYMTPMSHGMGLVAADMLPSAPVIIPGSPPINVQSSSSSSSSSSQKMLRTDKLEVCREFQRGNCARGETDCRFAHPSDSPMIDTSDNTVTVCMDYIKSRCSREKCKYFHPPAHLQAKIKATQHQVNHTAVAAQAAAAMTQSTAKAMKRPLEATVDLFPHGLLQPLPKRQALEKSNGASSLFNPSVLHYQQALANAQLHQPAFFPTDHPQVTNRKRTNCRDAALKGSKHPFCKYYICST